The uncultured Bacteroides sp. genomic sequence CCCGAAGCAGTTCAGTAACACTCAGAGTACCGTGTTCCACCTTCACCTCTGCCGATTTTTTTATATTTGTCCGCAGTCGGATAATCTCATCATCATCCCGCATAAGCTGCTTCATCTTTTCAATTTCATTATTCTGCTGAGTCATCTTCAGGTTGGTATTGAACATAAAAGTTTCTTTTTGTATAGCTATGTTCTGTTGGCTGTTTTCCAGTAACTTCTTCTCATTCTTCTTTGTGTAAAGACCGCCAAAGTTCCAGGATAAACGAGCTCCGGCAACATAATAAGGAGAAAATTCACTTTTCAGCATATTCAGTCCCGGGTTACTGTATCCTCCTTGTACGAACAATCCCAGTTTAGGCATATTCTTAGAATTGATCATGCCCTTTTGAGTCTCGTACAAGTTGTTCTGAGCATCAAACAGTTGTAATTCCGGTCGGTTAATTGTTTCAGACAGAGAAGCACTTTCTGCTGCGGATGGCTTTGCCAGGTAAGTGTCTTCTTTTATTGGTTCCCCAATCATGGCAGCCAGCATTTCCCTATAAGCTTTACGGGTGGCTTCCAGCTCTACCTTCCGCTGGGCTGTGTTCAGCTGATTTACTTTTACCGCATCCAAATCCGCCTGATTTGCAATTCCATTGGCTACATAAGAAGAAATCTGTCCATAGTTTCGTTTCAATTCATCCTGCAGCAATACATTCTGTTTTATCTGTTCATCTAGTAAAAGAATCCCAAAGAAAAGCTGATTTATGCGGTCATTGATGACATACATATCCACATCCAGTTTTTGTTTTTCCACAGTAGAACTTGCTTCGGTTATCTTCTTTTGATTTTGAATAACTCCACCATCCCAGACGGATTGGTTTACTTCCAGAACTGATTGGTACTGATCTTTGTTGAGTCCTTTAATGACCACATTAGGTAATGTAATAGGAAGTTTGGTCACTTCGGATTGATAACTGGCTTTTGCCGATAAAGCAAACTGAGGTAAATAACCTTTGTCTGCATTTGATAGGCTGTATGCTTTTGATTGTTCTATCAACCCATACTGTTTTACCAACGGATAGTTTGCCTGCGCCTTTTTATAGCAATCATTGATGGATAGTTGTCCATAGATAGGAGAGAAGGCGCTACTAATAATAATAGTCAGAAGGAATGCTACTTTTTTCATAAATATATTCTGTTATTTTGATAAACTAATATGTTTAACAATTCTGTTAATTAGATGATAAAAAAAATCAGGGTTGTAACCTTCTCAAGATTACCTTAATATTTTCTTCTTTTCTTTCTTTTAATAAAGCTTTATAGTCTCTACCTAAAGATTGTGCAACACCAGTAATAATAGGAAGTGCCACAAAGCTAAAAACATTTAATGAAACAATGTCTAACAGCAAGTGTACAGGGTCAATATTAGTTATTTCGCCTTTCTCAACTGCAACATCCATTTCAGACTTCAGCTTCTCAAGAATAATTCTTATAGCTGGAATTGCCAGAGTGTGAAACTTATTTAGTCTTTCTTTATTTGTAAGAAACTCATTTAAAACAAAGAAAGGCAGCTTAGGGTTCGATGTGAGGAAATCAAAATGAGCCTTAATAATAAATGTAACCTTTTCTGTGAATGGTAAATCTTCTTCAATCATTGGCATGAATGAATTAGCCAAAAGAGCAACTTTCTTTTGAAATACCTTATCAAAGAGATTCTCTTTTGTGCGAAAGTAATAATGAAGCATAGCATGGTTTACTCCAGCTATTCTGGCTATTTCAGTTGTCTTGGTCAAGGCATAGCCTTTATCTAAGAACTCTCTCTCAGCAGCATCCATTATTGCCTGCTCAGTATTTATATCTTCTTTCTCTTTCATAATAACATTTATGTTTAACAGCGCTGTTAATTAGATGCAAATCTATTGCTTTTTTTTAAGATGGCAAATAAAAACAGACTTTTTTACTTTTTTTATCTTTTGGAAATGTCTCGAATAAAATGTATCTGGTTTTATATTCTTAGTTAATGGGTCTTTTCTTTAGGAATTTACTGAATTCATGAATACCCTTGTGATTGCTTTGTTTCTTTTTTATATTTTTGATATTTTAAAGATTCTTATTTATTGAAGATAGAATTAAATATTACAATTTTTCAATTCGTTTTAGTATATCATTCAGCATATCTACTTGTGCTTTATGAATATCTAGGATCTCCTGTTGTTCATTAATAATCAAGTGATCAATTTTCTCGTGCAACATTCTGATTTCAAGCTCGGATTTAAGGTTTACCATATAGTCTTTTTTAGCTCTTTCCCTATCTTTTTCTTCTTGTCTGTTTTGACTCATCATGATAACAGGTGCTTGTAAGGCTGCTATTGTTGATAATATTAGATTCAAGAGTATAAATGGATATGGATCAAAACCTTTATTT encodes the following:
- a CDS encoding TolC family protein, with translation MKKVAFLLTIIISSAFSPIYGQLSINDCYKKAQANYPLVKQYGLIEQSKAYSLSNADKGYLPQFALSAKASYQSEVTKLPITLPNVVIKGLNKDQYQSVLEVNQSVWDGGVIQNQKKITEASSTVEKQKLDVDMYVINDRINQLFFGILLLDEQIKQNVLLQDELKRNYGQISSYVANGIANQADLDAVKVNQLNTAQRKVELEATRKAYREMLAAMIGEPIKEDTYLAKPSAAESASLSETINRPELQLFDAQNNLYETQKGMINSKNMPKLGLFVQGGYSNPGLNMLKSEFSPYYVAGARLSWNFGGLYTKKNEKKLLENSQQNIAIQKETFMFNTNLKMTQQNNEIEKMKQLMRDDDEIIRLRTNIKKSAEVKVEHGTLSVTELLREINSEDQAKQNKVLHEIQLLMSIYNYKNTTNN
- a CDS encoding TetR/AcrR family transcriptional regulator, which codes for MKEKEDINTEQAIMDAAEREFLDKGYALTKTTEIARIAGVNHAMLHYYFRTKENLFDKVFQKKVALLANSFMPMIEEDLPFTEKVTFIIKAHFDFLTSNPKLPFFVLNEFLTNKERLNKFHTLAIPAIRIILEKLKSEMDVAVEKGEITNIDPVHLLLDIVSLNVFSFVALPIITGVAQSLGRDYKALLKERKEENIKVILRRLQP